The following are encoded together in the Triticum dicoccoides isolate Atlit2015 ecotype Zavitan chromosome 6B, WEW_v2.0, whole genome shotgun sequence genome:
- the LOC119323337 gene encoding 5'-nucleotidase SurE-like yields MASTAAAAAAAPVVMVTNDDGIDAPGLIFLVDQLVAQGRYRVLVCAPDTDRSGVSHCITWRSALRCKHVNINGATAFGVSGTPADCASLGISGKLFDGLVPDLVLSGINIGNNCGLHVVYSGTVAGAREAFIYGIPALSMSYNWVAGQSSVNDLKVAAEVCIPLINAVMLEIKSGTYPKGSFLNIDVPSDAAHHKGYKITKQGKYMARIGWEQTVYQKPSVESYQTASMDIDGEKDRDIDTSSANDLLFKRVIVKRSYDEEEGEDMDYKSLADGYITVTPLGALSRAEADVIPYYKACLSRI; encoded by the exons ATGGcctccacggcggcggcggcggcggcggcgccggtggtGATGGTGACGAACGACGACGGCATCGACGCGCCGGGGCTCATCTTCCTCGTCGACCAGCTCGTCGCCCAGGGGCGCTACCGCGTCCTCGTCTGCGCGCCCGACAC AGACAGGTCGGGCGTTAGCCACTGCATTACATGGCGTTCTGCACTTCGCTGTAAACATGTCAATATCAATGGTGCTACAGCATTTGGAGTTTCAG GAACTCCCGCTGACTGTGCCTCTTTGGGCATCTCTGGGAAGCTCTTTGATGGTTTGGTTCCTGATTTG GTGCTTAGCGGAATCAACATTGGCAATAATTGTGGATTACATGT TGTATATTCTGGAACAGTTGCTGGTGCTAGGGAGGCATTTATATATGGGATTCCTGCATTATCTATGTCATACAATTG GGTTGCTGGTCAGAGCAGTGTTAATGACCTCAAAGTGGCTGCAGAGGTTTGTATCCCTCTGATAAATGCTGTCATGCTCGAGATCAAGAGTGGAACCTACCCTAAAGGATCATTCCTGAATATAGATGTGCCATCTGATGCTGCACACCACAAG GGATACAAAATTACAAAGCAAGGAAAATATATGGCCAGAATTGGATGGGAGCAAACAGTCTACCAAAAGCCTTCCGTAGAAAGTTACCAGACGGCAAGCATGGATATTGACGGTGAAAAGGACAGAGATATAGACACTTCATCAGCGAATGACCTACTGTTTAAAAGAGTG ATAGTAAAGAGAAGTTATGATGAAGAGGAAGGGGAGGACATGGACTACAAATCCCTTGCAGATGGATAT ATTACTGTTACTCCTTTGGGTgctctctcccgcgcagaagcagaTGTCATACCCTACTACAAGGCTTGCTTGTCTCGCATTTGA
- the LOC119323599 gene encoding L-type lectin-domain containing receptor kinase SIT2-like — translation MAMLHMSFFLLIPFLSAGITLPLPSVAAAADADGEQFVYTGFTGSSLALDGAATITAGGLVELTNATTHQKGHAFHPAPLRLRGSPDGGGTVRSFSVAFVCAIVSSYTDFSTHGLALVVAPGVKSLSAGLTDQYLGVTNAQNDGSAANHLFAVELDTVQNIEFRDISANHVGIDINSLASVASHEAGYYDDDDRNGGGFHNVSLISRAAMQVWVDYDRVTTQIDVTMAPLGMARPSKPLVSTTHNLSTVLSEPSYIGFSSSTGPVNSRHYVLGWSLGIDRPAPAIDAARLPKLPQLGSKPRSRVLEITLPIASAVVVLVFGAALVLLVRRRLRYTEVREDWEIEFGPHRFAYKDLFHATNGFKDKHLLGAGGFGMVYKGVLPASGVEIAVKKVSHGSKQGVKEFVAEIVSIGRIKHRNLVQLLGYCRRKDELILVYDYMPNGSLDKYLYGQGDGDGLTLDWAQRLHVIKGVACGLHYLHERWEKVVVHRDVKTSNVLLDKEMNGRLGDFGLAKLYEHGTNPQTTRVVGTTGYLAPELVRTGKATPLTDAFSFGTFMLEVTCGRRPIKQDEQGNQILLADWVLEHLHRESLVEAADPKLQHKYNSDEVCLILKIGLLCSHPSPSARPTMQQVLQYLDGELPLPEMTRSTLSFNLLALRERKELHSMSSPFSSTAMTVGTISDLSGGR, via the coding sequence ATGGCGATGCTGCACAtgtccttcttcctcctcatcccCTTCCTCTCCGCTGGTATCACCCTTCCACTCCCATCCGTCGCTGCCGCTGCCGACGCCGACGGCGAGCAGTTCGTCTACACCGGCTTCACCGGCTCGAGCCTCGCCCTCGACGGCGCCGCCACCATCACGGCGGGCGGCCTCGTGGAGCTGACCAACGCCACCACCCACCAGAAGGGCCACGCGTTCCACCCGGCCCCGCTGCGCCTCCGCGGGTCCCCGGACGGCGGCGGCACGGTGCGGTCCTTCTCGGTCGCCTTCGTCTGCGCCATCGTCTCCAGCTACACGGACTTCAGCACCCACGGCCTGGCCCTCGTCGTCGCGCCCGGCGTCAAGAGCCTGTCGGCCGGGCTCACGGACCAGTACCTCGGCGTCACCAACGCCCAGAACGACGGCAGCGCGGCCAACCACCTGTTCGCCGTGGAGCTGGACACCGTGCAGAACATCGAGTTCCGCGACATCAGCGCCAACCACGTCGGCATCGACATCAACAGCCTCGCCTCCGTGGCGTCCCACGAGGCTGGCTACTACGACGACGACGACCGTAACGGCGGCGGCTTCCATAATGTAAGCCTCATCAGCCGTGCCGCGATGCAAGTGTGGGTGGACTACGACAGGGTGACCACCCAGATCGATGTCACCATGGCTCCCCTTGGGATGGCGAGACCCAGCAAGCCGCTGGTCAGCACCACCCACAACTTGTCGACCGTGCTATCGGAGCCGTCGTACATCGGCTTCTCGTCGTCGACGGGCCCGGTGAACTCCCGGCACTACGTTCTCGGCTGGAGCTTGGGCATAGACAGGCCTGCCCCGGCGATTGATGCCGCCAGGCTGCCAAAGCTGCCGCAGCTGGGGTCCAAGCCTCGGTCAAGAGTTCTGGAGATAACCCTGCCAATAGCAAGCGCGGTTGTCGTCCTCGTCTTCGGCGCCGCCTTGGTTCTGCTTGTGAGAAGGCGCCTGAGGTACACCGAGGTGCGGGAAGATTGGGAGATCGAGTTCGGGCCGCACCGTTTCGCGTACAAAGATCTTTTCCATGCCACAAATGGTTTCAAGGACAAGCACCTCCTTGGTGCAGGAGGCTTCGGCATGGTGTACAAGGGGGTGCTTCCGGCGTCCGGGGTAGAGATCGCCGTGAAGAAGGTGTCCCATGGATCCAAGCAAGGGGTGAAGGAGTTCGTCGCGGAGATCGTAAGTATTGGCCGCATCAAACACCGTAATCTTGTGCAGTTACTTGGCTATTGCCGGCGAAAAGATGAGCTCATTTTGGTGTACGATTACATGCCAAACGGTAGCCTGGACAAGTATCTATACGgccaaggagatggagatggactcaCCTTGGACTGGGCTCAAAGGTTGCATGTCATCAAAGGGGTCGCTTGTGGCTTACACTACCTGCACGAGAGGTGGGAGAAAGTCGTCGTCCACCGAGACGTCAAGACAAGCAACGTGCTCCTCGACAAGGAAATGAATGGACGGCTAGGCGATTTTGGGCTTGCAAAGCTGTATGAGCATGGCACCAACCCACAAACAACACGTGTGGTTGGAACCACAGGATACCTAGCGCCGGAGCTAGTGAGAACAGGGAAAGCCACCCCTCTaaccgatgctttctccttcggaaCATTCATGCTCGAGGTCACTTGCGGACGACGGCCGATCAAGCAAGACGAGCAAGGCAACCAAATCTTGTTGGCGGACTGGGTACTCGAGCACTTGCATAGAGAGTCACTCGTCGAGGCAGCAGATCCAAAGTTGCAACACAAGTACAACTCTGATGAGGTGTGCCTAATTCTCAAGATTGGACTGCTCTGCTCACACCCATCTCCCTCTGCAAGGCCCACGATGCAGCAAGTTTTGCAGTATCTTGATGGAGAACTGCCACTCCCGGAGATGACACGCTCAACCTTGAGCTTCAACTTGTTAGCTCTTAGGGAAAGAAAGGAGTTGCATTCCATGTCAAGCCCATTCTCATCTACGGCGATGACTGTCGGCACCATATCTGACCTCTCTGGCGGAAGATGA
- the LOC119323601 gene encoding L-type lectin-domain containing receptor kinase SIT2-like encodes MAAKKLVLIRLLLVGFIINHVARTAAGAGDDDHQFVYSGFAGSSGLLLDGAASVTESGLLELTNGTLRQKGHAIYPTPLRLRGRSFSSSFVFGILSAYPDVSANGVTLFVAPTANLSGAMAAQYLGLLNTSNNGNATNRVFAVELDTMQNNEFRDLSDNHVGIDINSLVSANSTDAGYYDDDDGSGGEFRNLTLISHEAMQVWVDYDGGTGRINVTLAPLGMRRPARPLLSVVHDLSAVIPDTAYIGFSSSTGLVSSQHYILGWSFALDGPAPAIDIAKLPKLPREFPKPRSKAMEVILPIATAALVLFVGTALVLLRRRQLRYSELREEWEVEFGPHRFSYKDLFRATEGFKNKNLLGLGRFGRVYRGVLPASKCEIAVKRVSHSSKQGMKEFVAEIVSIGRMQHPNLVQLLGYCRRQGELLLVYEYMPNGSLDKYLYSQPQEANDKHNGTLNWVQRLGIIKGIASGLIYLHEEWEKVVVHRDIKASNVLLDSGMNGRLGDFGLAMLYDHTADPETSHVVGTIGYLAPEIGRTSKATILTDVFAFGIFVLEVTCGQKPIMQDSKDDQLMLADWVVEHWNRGSLVETVDSKLQGDYDADEACVVLKVGLLCSHPFPEARPTMRQVLQYLNGDMPVPELVPAHLSLQMLAFMQNEGFDSYVMSYPSSVESINSLTSLVHER; translated from the coding sequence ATGGCTGCCAAGAAGCTCGTGCTCATACGCCTCCTACTCGTGGGGTTCATAATAAACCATGTAGCCCGCACCGCCGCCGGCGCCGGTGACGACGACCACCAGTTCGTCTACTCCGGCTTCGCCGGCAGCAGCGGCCTGCTCCTCGACGGCGCGGCGTCGGTGACAGAGAGCGGCCTCCTGGAGCTCACCAACGGCACGCTCCGCCAGAAAGGACACGCCATCTACCCGACCCCGCTGCGCCTCCGTGGCCGCTCCTTCTCGTCCTCCTTCGTGTTCGGCATCCTGTCCGCCTACCCCGACGTGAGCGCCAACGGCGTCACGCTCTTCGTCGCCCCGACCGCAAACTTGTCGGGCGCCATGGCGGCGCAGTACCTCGGCCTCCTCAACACCAGCAACAACGGCAACGCCACCAACCGCGTCTTCGCGGTGGAGCTGGACACCATGCAGAACAACGAGTTCAGGGACCTCAGCGACAACCACGTCGGGATCGACATCAACAGCCTCGTCTCGGCCAACTCCACCGACGCCGGCTactacgacgacgacgacggcagcGGCGGCGAGTTCCGCAACCTGACGCTCAtcagccacgaggcgatgcaggtaTGGGTGGACTACGACGGCGGGACCGGCAGGATCAACGTCACCCTGGCTCCCCTCGGGATGCGGAGGCCGGCGAGGCCGCTGCTCTCGGTGGTGCACGACCTCTCGGCGGTGATCCCCGACACCGCGTACATCGGCTTCTCGTCCTCGACAGGGCTGGTCAGCTCCCAGCACTACATCCTTGGATGGAGCTTCGCGTTGGACGGCCCCGCGCCCGCCATCGACATCGCCAAGCTGCCGAAGCTGCCCCGCGAGTTCCCGAAGCCGAGGTCCAAGGCCATGGAGGTCATCCTGCCCATAGCCACTGCCGCGCTGGTCCTCTTCGTGGGGACGGCCCTTGTCCTCCTCAGGAGAAGGCAGCTGAGGTACAGCGAGCTGAGGGAGGAGTGGGAGGTGGAGTTCGGGCCGCACCGCTTCTCCTACAAGGATCTGTTCCGCGCCACGGAAGGGTTCAAGAACAAGAACCTGCTGGGGTTAGGAAGATTCGGCAGAGTGTACAGAGGAGTTCTTCCGGCGTCCAAATGCGAGATCGCGGTGAAGAGGGTGTCGCACAGCTCGAAGCAGGGCATGAAGGAGTTCGTCGCCGAGATCGTCAGCATAGGGCGGATGCAGCACCCCAACCTCGTCCAGCTGCTCGGCTACTGCCGCCGGCAAGGTGAGCTGCTTCTGGTGTACGAGTACATGCCAAACGGGAGCCTCGACAAGTACCTGTATTCTCAGCCTCAAGAGGCCAACGACAAGCACAACGGTACTCTGAATTGGGTTCAGAGGCTTGGGATCATCAAAGGCATTGCATCGGGATTGATCTACCTCCACGAGGAGTGGGAGAAAGTTGTCGTCCATCGCGACATCAAGGCCAGCAACGTGTTGCTCGACAGCGGCATGAACGGCCGGCTCGGCGACTTCGGGCTCGCGATGCTGTATGACCACACTGCCGACCCGGAGACCTCGCATGTCGTCGGAACCATAGGGTACCTAGCCCCGGAGATTGGCCGTACCAGCAAGGCGACCATCCTGACCGACGTGTTTGCCTTCGGCATATTCGTGCTGGAGGTCACCTGTGGGCAGAAGCCCATCATGCAAGATTCAAAGGATGATCAGCTCATGCTGGCAGACTGGGTGGTGGAGCACTGGAACAGGGGGTCACTGGTTGAGACGGTGGACAGCAAGCTCCAGGGCGACTACGATGCCGATGAGGCGTGTGTGGTGCTAAAGGTGGGGTTGTTGTGCTCTCACCCGTTTCCTGAAGCAAGGCCTACTATGCGGCAAGTCTTGCAGTACCTGAATGGTGATATGCCGGTGCCGGAGCTAGTTCCGGCGCACCTGAGCCTCCAGATGCTGGCGTTCATGCAGAATGAAGGGTTTGATTCGTACGTCATGTCGTATCCTTCATCTGTGGAGAGCATTAACAGCCTCACTAGCCTTGTGCACGAGAGATAG
- the LOC119324247 gene encoding protein PECTIC ARABINOGALACTAN SYNTHESIS-RELATED-like: MAELRHSTAAAAARASNSPAKRDSDAASASSPFASTSAARGRDDDGKDAHRSSPLLPHHHHHKQLLPSPLRSLLALEDPRHPTASLSYRILLAVLALILLAALFSAPSLWSRFNTPYLCQKEGITLHCPQTKEPLSLWENPRAATASWKPCAERRSDEPSDVPPENETSGYIFIHAEGGLNQQRIAICNAVAIAKIMEATLILPVLKQDQIWKDQTKFEDIFDVDHFINYLKDDVRIVRDIPDWFTEKDELFTSIKRTVKNIPKYASAQFYIDNVLPRIKEKTIMSIKPFVDRLGYDNVPMEINRLRCRVNYHALKFLPDIEEMADKLATKMRNRTSSGNPYMALHLRYEKGMVGLSFCDFAGTRDEKVMMAAYRQKEWPRRFKNGSHLWPLALQKRKEGRCPLEPGEIAVILRAMGYTRETQIYVASGQVYGGKNRMAPLRNMFPNLVTKEELASTAEMEHFRKHVTSLAALDFLVCLKSDVFVMTHGGNFAKLIMGARRYSGRHRLKSIKPDKGLMSKSLGDPYLAWASFAEDVVISHQARAGLPEPTFPGYDLWENPLTPCMCRA, from the exons ATGGCGGAGCTTCGGcactcgacggcggcggcggccgcccgCGCATCCAACTCTCCGGCAAAGCGCGACTCCGACGCGGCCTCCGCCTCCTCCCCATtcgcctccacctccgccgcccgcggccgcgACGACGACGGCAAGGACGCCCACCGCTCCTCACCTCTCCTCCCGCACCACCATCACCACAAGCAGCTCCTTCCGTCTCCCCTCCGCTCCCTCCTCGCCCTCGAGGACCCCAGGCACCCCACCGCCTCCCTCTCCTACCGGATCTTGCTCGCCGTCCTCGCGCTCATCCTGCTCGCGGCCCTCTTCTCCGCGCCCTCCCTCTGGTCCCGCTTC AACACGCCCTACTTGTGCCAGAAGGAGGGGATCACGCTGCATTGCCCTCAG ACGAAAGAGCCCCTCTCACTGTGGGAGAACCCACGTGCTGCCACCGCGTCCTGGAAGCCCTGCGCTGAGCGTCGAAGCGATGAGCCCTCAG ATGTCCCACCTGAGAACGAAACCTCTGGGTATATTTTTATCCATGCTGAGGGTGGACTGAACCAGCAACGAATAGCT ATATGTAATGCTGTTGCAATTGCTAAGATAATGGAAGCAACACTTATTTTGCCAGTTCTGAAGCAGGACCAAATATGGAAAGACCAGAC CAAATTTGAAGATATCTTTGATGTGGATCATTTTATAAACTATCTGAAGGACGACGTACGCATCGTCCGAGACATCCCTGACTGGTTCACAGAAAAAGATGAACTCTTCACCAGTATAAA GCGCACTGTGAAGAACATCCCAAAGTATGCATCTGCACAGTTTTACATTGATAATGTACTTCCAAGGATCAAAGAGAAAACAATAATGTCTATTAAGCCATTTGTCGACAGGTTGGG GTATGACAATGTTCCAATGGAGATTAACCGACTAAGATGCAGAGTTAATTATCACGCCTTAAAGTTCCTACCCGATATTGAAGAAATGGCTGATAAGCTGGCAACAAAGATGAGGAACCGAACTAGCAGCGGGAATCCATACAT GGCCCTTCATCTGAGATATGAGAAAGGAATGGTGGGCCTGTCCTTTTGTGATTTTGCTGGAACACGTGATGAGAAAGTGATGATGGCAGCTTATAGACAGAAAGAATGGCCACGGCGCTTTAAG AATGGATCTCACCTTTGGCCATTAGCATTGCAAAAGAGAAAAGAAGGGCGTTGCCCCCTTGAGCCTGGTGAGATAGCTGTGATCCTGCGTGCAATGGGATACACAAGGGAAACACAGATATACGTTGCATCAGGGCAAGTGTACGGCGGTAAAAACAGGATGGCTCCCCTCAGGAACATGTTCCCTAACTTG GTGACCAAGGAGGAGCTGGCGAGCACGGCGGAGATGGAGCACTTCAGGAAGCACGTGACGAGCCTGGCGGCGCTGGACTTCCTGGTGTGCCTCAAGTCGGACGTGTTCGTGATGACGCACGGCGGCAACTTCGCCAAGCTCATCATGGGGGCGCGGCGCTACAGCGGGCGCCACCGGCTCAAGTCCATCAAGCCCGACAAAGGGCTCATGTCCAAGTCCCTAGGTGACCCGTACCTGGCATGGGCCTCCTTTGCCGAGGACGTCGTCATCTCGCACCAGGCCCgtgccggcctccccgagcccaccttcCCCGGCTACGACCTCTGGGAGAACCCCCTCACCCCCTGCATGTGCAGAGCATGA